ACGCTGGGCGCCTACGTGCACCGGCGCGACTCCGCCGGCATCAAGCGCTCGCTGGAAGACGTCTTCGAGATGTTCCCGATCCTGCGGCAGAAAAAAGACGATCCGGCGGGCTCGCTTTCCGGCGGACAGCAGCAGATGGTGGCGCTCGGCCGCGCGCTGATGGGACGCCCGCGCACGCTGCTGCTCGACGAACCATCGCTGGGCCTGGCGCCACTGGTGGTCAAGCAGATGTTCGAGGTGATCCAGCGCATCAACCGCGCGGGCACCACGGTGCTGCTGGCCGAACAGAACGCCTATGCGGCGCTGGGCATCGCCCACCGCGCGTATGTGATCGAGAGCGGCCGCATCGTGATGCAAGGCGACCGCGACACGCTGCTGAAGGACGAAGGGATTCGCCGCGCTTATATCGGTGGCTAGAGCGCGCCAAAGCCGTTGGAAATGACGACGGCAGTTGCTCCCTCTCCCCTCAGGGGGAGAGGGTTGGGGAGAGGGGTGGCTTAGCTAGGAGCCACAAAAAGCGAAGCCAAAGGTCTTGCGCAGCGCGACGGCGCAATGATCGCCCGCCCTCTCCCCCCCCCTCTCCCGCAAGCGGGAGAGGGGAGCAAGACCAGAACCAGCAGGCAAGAACGAACGCAGTGCAAACACAACTGGAGACAGCCAAATGCAAACCAAAACGATCCGCCGCCTCTTCCCGCTAGCCGCCACCGCCATAGCCACCCTGATGGCATCCGGCACCGCCTTCGCGCAGGAAGTCGTCAAGCTCGGCTACACCGGCCCGCTGTCCGGCGGCGCCGCGCTGTACGGCAAGAACGTCCTGTCCGGCATCCAGATGGCAGTGGACGAAATCAACGCCTCGGGCCTTGAGGTCAAAGGCAAGAAGGTCAAGCTGGAAGTGGTGTCGCTGGACGACAAGTACGCCCCCGCCGAAGCCGCCATCAACGCGCGCCGCCTGGTGCAGCAGTACAAGACGCCCGCCGTGTTCGTGCCGCACTCGGGCGGCATCTTTGCACTGCAGGCGTTCAACGAGCAGGAGAAGTTCCTGGTGATGGCCTACTCCAGCGTGCCGCGCATCACGGACACCGGCAACAAGCTGACCATCCGCATCCCGCCGTCCTACACCGGCTATATCGATCCCTTCATCAAGGCGCAGATGAAGCGCTACGGCAAGAACGTAGCGCTGGCGCCGGCCGACCACGATTACGCCAAGGCCTGGGTGCAGGCGTTTGTGCCGGCCTGGGAAAGCGCTGGCGGCAAGGTGGTGGCCAACAACCCGATGTCCTACACCAAGGCCACCGACTTCTACAGCGGCGTGTCACGCGTGCTGGCCGACAAGCCCGACGTGATGTTTGTCGGCGGCCCGTCCGAGCCGACCGCGCTGGTGGTCAAGCAAGCGCGCGAGCTGGGCTTCAAGGGCGGCTTCATCGTGATGGACCAGGCCAAGCTGGATGAGATGGCCAAGGTCACCAACGGCCTGGCCATGCTCGAAGGCGCCATCGGCGTGATGCCGCTGGCCAACGATGCCCGCCCGGCCGCGCAAACCTACAACAGCAAATACAAGAAGCTGCATGACGGGCGCGACGCCACCACCGAGATGTCGCTCAACTACACCATGGTCTACGCGCTGGCCGGCGCCATGAAGCTGGCCGGCACCACCAGCGACGTGGCCGCGATCCGGGCCAGGATGCCGGAGGCGGTGAAGACGCTGGCCAAGGATGCCAACCCCAACGAGATCGAGAGCATCGACGCCAAGGGCGGCACCGTTGCCGACACTGTGGTGGGCTGGGTGCAGAACGGCAAGATCGCACCGGTGCGGCTGTCGGAACTGGCGAAGTAACGCACGGCAAGAGACAGGCCCGGCGCACCGCCGGCGCCATCGGCAACGAGCCCGCCCTGGCTAGCCAGGGCGGGCTCGTTGCCCTTCATGCGTGCGGAACCGCGCTCTCCCAAGCGATCCGCCCCGCCCTCACGCGTGGGGTGGCTGCGCATCCGCCGCCGCGGGATGCGGCTGCGCAGCGTGTTGCTGCTGGCGCTGCAGTTCCTGCTGGCGCTTTTGCTGCTCCTGCTGCTGGCGCTGTTGGTCCTGCTGCTGGCGCTGCTGCTCCTGCTGCTGACGTTGCATCACTTGCTGCTGCCGCTGCTGCTCCTGTATCTGCTGTTGCTGCTGACGCTGCTGGGCCTGCTGTTGCATGGCCTGTTGCTGCGCTGCCTGTTGCGCGCGCTGCTGCTCCTGCATCTGCCGTTGCATGGCTTGCTGCTGCCGTTGCTGCTCCTGCATCTGGCGCTGCTGGGCCTGCTGCTGCGCTGCCTGTTGCGCGTGCTGCTGCTCCTGCATCTGCCGTTGCTGCTGCTGACGCTGCATCTCTTGCTGCTGCTGGAGCGCCTGCTGCGCGTGCTGCTGGTCGCCCGCCTGCCGCTGTTGCTGCTGGCGCTGCATCTCTTGCTGCTGCTGGAGTGCCTGCTGCGCGCGCTGCTGGTCGCCCGCCTGGCGCTGTTGCTGCTGGCGCTGCATGTCCTGCTGCTGTTGCAGCGCCTGTTGGCCGCGAGCCATGCCTTGCGGCTCCGGCTGCGGGCCGCGGCCATTCGGCTGTGCCTGCTGGAGGGGCGCTGCCGGCTGGCCGTTCTGCGGCGGCATGCCGCCGGCCTGGCCCGGGCGCGTGGTCCAGCCGCGTGTGCGCGGATCGATGCCCTGGGCGGGCGGCTGGGCACCATGCTCGCCTGCCAGGCCCTGCGGCATCGGCGGACGGATCCCGCCTTCCGCCCGCTGCGGCGCCATGGCCGGGTTGCCGAAGTTACCGCCTGCCGGACCGCCGACCTGGCCGCCTGCGATGCGGCCATGATTGGCCTGGGCTGCCTGGCTCAGCCGGACTGGCGCGGGCGCAGCCTGGATGGCGGCAGGACCGTTGCCCCGCCCTTGCCAGACTGGCCCGGCGCCAGGCACCGCGCCGCCGGCGCGGGCAAAACGCTGGGCCAGTTCGTCGCTGGCGGGGCGGCCCGGAGGGCGCGCCGCGATAGCCGGACGCGCAAAGCCTTGCATCGCCGCGGCCGGAGCCGGCCGCGCGGGCGCCGGGCCGACCAGGCTCGCCTTGACGGGTGCCAGCGGCGGCGCGCCATTGGCCTCGCCCCGCGGCAGGTCACGCCAGGCCACATTGCGGGCACCCGGAGGCACGCGCTGGCCCTGCACAAAGGCGCGCGCCGGCATGGCGGTGATGGCGCCGGGTACATCGCGGTTGATGTACGTGTTGTGGACGTTGTGATTGATCGTCACGTCGTTGACCGTGACGTTGTTGATCCGCGTGATGTATGTCGGGCTTGCGCCGTAGACAGGCCGATAAGCTTCGCGCGGGCCGAGCGGGTACCAGGCGACGCCAGGACCATTGCCGATCTGGATGGACGCGTTCCAGCCGCCGCCGCCGATAAAGCCGACCAGCGCCGGCGCATAGACCGGGCGCGCCGCGACCGGGCCCGGCATCCAGCCCCAGCGCTCGCCAACGCGCGCCCAGCGGCCGTAGTGGAACGGCGCAAAGCCCCAGGGCGCATCGTCGCACCAGCTCCACCCCCACGGCGCCACCCAGGCCCAGTGGCCTGTGCTGTACGGCGCCCAGTCCGCCGCCACGACACGCGGGAACCACACCGCGCCATAGCCGGGATCTTCTTGCCAGTCGCCGTAGCTATCCAGCTCGGCGGAGCCGGTCATTTCACGCGGCACGTAGCGTGCCGACGGCGATCCGTCCTCCCGAGCGTCCCGCGCCAAGGCCCACTGGTCAAACGCATCCATCGGGGGATTGGAAGCACTGCCGTCTTGCGCCAGGTCGGAGCCATCGAAGCGGATCTGGTCACCGCGCCGCATTACCAGCGAGTGGTTGTCGCCGTAGACCACGGCAGTGCCGTGATGCATGGTGACGACCGTGCTGGTGCCGTCGGGCGCCACGTCCAGGCGGTAGTCGCCTGGCTCGCTGGGCACGAACGCCAGGTTGGGCGTATCCACCTCGACCGGCTGGTCCGGCGGCAGCGCGCGCACACGCAATTGCAGCGTGCCCTGGGTCAGCTTGACCTGGGTAGCGCTGTCGTCGAGGTTGAGCACCGTCACGGCGGTACCGCTGCCAAGCCGGATCGCCGTGGACCCGGCATGCAGCTCGGCACGGCCGCCATTGTCGACCCACAGGCGGTCGCCCGTGGTAATGGGCCGGTTCAGCGCCGCGGCTGCCCAATCGTCCGAACCCGCCGGGGCAAAGCTCAGGTTGCCGGCAGCATCGGTCACGGTGCCGATGCGGCCGGAGGGATCGGCGGATTGCGCCAGCGCCGGCAGTTGCCAAGTGGCGAAAACGATGCCTGCGGCAAGCAGCAAGGCGCGGGCGCCGGGGCCAAGCCTGCGATCAGAAAACATTTGGAATACCTCTTGGTCAGTATGGGCGCCCGGGCCGAGACTCGCCGCCCCCGATATCACCATACTTCCGATAACGCCACGCAGCCAGACTGGCCGACTTGACTTTGTAAGCACATATGTCCCCGGCCCGGCCATGACCGGCAAGCGCGCCCGCCTGCGTGCCGCGCGCGGCGGCCCAGGTGCTGCCGGTGTCAGGCGCAGGAGCCCGGTGGCCGGGACAAAGCCGGAAACAATTTGCCGCGAGCCGCGCGAGCGCGGGCCTTGCGCGCAAGGCCCGCGGCCAGGCCATGGGACGATGGGGAGTAGCGAAAAGTGGCGTAACGTGCCCGGGCAGCCGGCCCGGATCAGCGTGCCGACTGCTGCAGGAACTCGGTGAACTTGTCGGCGGACATGGGCCTGCCATACAGGTAGCCCTGTACCTCATGGCAGCCATTCTCGGAGAGGAAATCCCGCTGCTCGACGGTTTCCACGCCCTCGGCCACCACGCCGATGCCCAGGCTGCCACCGACGTTCACCATGGCGCGCACGATGGCGGCGTCGACCGGGTTGTGCGTGACATTGCGGATAAACGACTGGTCGATCTTGATCCGGTCCACGGGAAAGGACTTGAGGAAGCTGAGCGAGGCGTAGCCGGTGCCGAAATCGTCGCAGGTCAGGGTCACCCCGTCGCGGCGCAGGGTCTGCAACTGCCCGGAAAACTCGTCGCCCTGCTGCAGGGCGATGGTCTCGGTGATCTCCAGCTCCAGCCGCTCCGGCGCCAGTGCCAGCTCGCGCAGCACGTGACGCACTTCGGTCAGCAGCCGGCTCTCGCTAAGCTGCGCGGCAAACAGGTTGATGGCCACCCGCGGTGCATCGGCAAACCCGAGCGACCACATGCGCGCCTGGGCGCAGGCGGTGTGCAGCAGCCAGACGCCGACGTCCGCCGCCACGCTGCTGGCGGCCAGCGCATCGATGAAGCTGGCCGGCGTCAGCAGGCCCTGGGTGGGATGGCGCCAGCGCATCAGCGCCTCTGCGCCAACCACGCGGCCGTCGCGCAGGTCGATCTGGGGCTGGTACAGCAACTCGAACTGGCGCTGCGCGTAGGCGTCGCGCAGCGCTTGCACCAGCGACAGGCGGGTCGTCACGTCGGTGCGCATCTGCGGCTTGAAGAAGCGGATGGTGCGGCCGCCGTCGCGCTTGGCCCGACCCAGGGCCAGGCTGGCCGAGGCCAGGGCATCGGAGGCATTGTCGCCGCCGGCAGGCATCACGCAGGCGCCCAGGCTGGCCAGCACGTGATGGCGCCGGTTGCCGTACTCGTGGGGCTCGGTCTGCAGCGAAAGGATGGCGGCGCTGACGTGGCGCACCAGGGTGGGATCGGCAATGGAAGGCAGCAAGACGGCGAACTCGTCGCTGCCGACCCGCCCCAGGATGGCGTCGCGCGGCGAGGCGTCACGCAGGCGGCGGGCCACCCGGCGCAGGATCTCGTCGCCCTCGGCATGGCCATGCATGTCATTGAACGCGCGGAAATCGTCGATGCCAAGCAGCAATAGCGAGCAGCGCGGGGAAGCCTCCGTGCGCAGGCGGCCTTCCAGCGTGTTCAAGAATGCCTGGCGCGACGCTACGCCCGTCAGCGGATCAATGTCCGCGTTTGGCGGGGCGCCGGCCTTCGCCTCTGACCTGGCCACCATGCCTGCCCTGTTCGTGATTATCGACATCGGTCCGATCTGTCTATCTGGCAAGTGTGACTAAAACCAGGAAAAAATCAAGCCAAGTTAAACGATATGTTGCGGCAACAAGTTGCAACGCACCGAATCTCCTTACCGCTGCGCGCGTGCCATTGAAATGGCCGGGGCCTTACAGTACCCTACGCCGCTATCAACCGGCCGCTCGCGCCCGGTCCGCGCACGCGCGCCGAATCCCGTGCGCCCGGCCGGTCATGGACCGCCTTCCGACAAGAATAAGCAACGGGAAACCGCACCGTGACTCACTGGACCATCCGCACGCGCATCCTGGCAAGTTTTGCCTTCATCCTGGCGGTCATTTTACTCACGGCGGTGGTCGCCTATGACCGCCAGTCGGCCATCCAGACCCATGCGAATGCGCTGCGCGACGATGCACTCCCGGGACTCTACTACAGCACCGCGATGCGCGGCGCCTGGGGCGAGACCTATGTGCTGGCCTGGCAGAGCGTGACCGCGGCCAATGACGCCGAGCGCCGGCAATACGCCGAGGCCAACTCGGCCCTGCTCAAGCGGCTGGACGGCCTGGAGGCAAAGTACGCCGATTCGATCCGGCGCGCCGACGATCGCGAGCGCTTCGAGAAATACCGCGAGTTGCGCCGGCACTATGACCAGGTCTCGGCATCGCTGTTCGCGGCGACCGGCCCGGAGGTCGCCGCCGCCGAAGCCAAGCTGCGCGGACCTATCCACGCCGCCTGGACCGAAGGCCGCACGGCTGTGCAAGCACTGTTGGAAGATAACAACAAAGTGGCCGAGGAGGGCGCCAGCAGCATCAACCAGGCGGTGCAAACGGCCAAGATCAGCATCGAGATCTCCCTGATCGCCGCCCTTC
The Cupriavidus basilensis DNA segment above includes these coding regions:
- a CDS encoding ABC transporter substrate-binding protein — protein: MQTKTIRRLFPLAATAIATLMASGTAFAQEVVKLGYTGPLSGGAALYGKNVLSGIQMAVDEINASGLEVKGKKVKLEVVSLDDKYAPAEAAINARRLVQQYKTPAVFVPHSGGIFALQAFNEQEKFLVMAYSSVPRITDTGNKLTIRIPPSYTGYIDPFIKAQMKRYGKNVALAPADHDYAKAWVQAFVPAWESAGGKVVANNPMSYTKATDFYSGVSRVLADKPDVMFVGGPSEPTALVVKQARELGFKGGFIVMDQAKLDEMAKVTNGLAMLEGAIGVMPLANDARPAAQTYNSKYKKLHDGRDATTEMSLNYTMVYALAGAMKLAGTTSDVAAIRARMPEAVKTLAKDANPNEIESIDAKGGTVADTVVGWVQNGKIAPVRLSELAK
- a CDS encoding ABC transporter ATP-binding protein, with amino-acid sequence MLQLERVSLSYGSFRALDNITLNAAAGELVVLLGANGAGKSSIFMALSGIHRTSGGSMRFDGRELAGMKPSQIVQAGLVHCPEGRKLFPAMSVQKNLTLGAYVHRRDSAGIKRSLEDVFEMFPILRQKKDDPAGSLSGGQQQMVALGRALMGRPRTLLLDEPSLGLAPLVVKQMFEVIQRINRAGTTVLLAEQNAYAALGIAHRAYVIESGRIVMQGDRDTLLKDEGIRRAYIGG
- a CDS encoding putative bifunctional diguanylate cyclase/phosphodiesterase — translated: MVARSEAKAGAPPNADIDPLTGVASRQAFLNTLEGRLRTEASPRCSLLLLGIDDFRAFNDMHGHAEGDEILRRVARRLRDASPRDAILGRVGSDEFAVLLPSIADPTLVRHVSAAILSLQTEPHEYGNRRHHVLASLGACVMPAGGDNASDALASASLALGRAKRDGGRTIRFFKPQMRTDVTTRLSLVQALRDAYAQRQFELLYQPQIDLRDGRVVGAEALMRWRHPTQGLLTPASFIDALAASSVAADVGVWLLHTACAQARMWSLGFADAPRVAINLFAAQLSESRLLTEVRHVLRELALAPERLELEITETIALQQGDEFSGQLQTLRRDGVTLTCDDFGTGYASLSFLKSFPVDRIKIDQSFIRNVTHNPVDAAIVRAMVNVGGSLGIGVVAEGVETVEQRDFLSENGCHEVQGYLYGRPMSADKFTEFLQQSAR
- a CDS encoding DUF6600 domain-containing protein — encoded protein: MFSDRRLGPGARALLLAAGIVFATWQLPALAQSADPSGRIGTVTDAAGNLSFAPAGSDDWAAAALNRPITTGDRLWVDNGGRAELHAGSTAIRLGSGTAVTVLNLDDSATQVKLTQGTLQLRVRALPPDQPVEVDTPNLAFVPSEPGDYRLDVAPDGTSTVVTMHHGTAVVYGDNHSLVMRRGDQIRFDGSDLAQDGSASNPPMDAFDQWALARDAREDGSPSARYVPREMTGSAELDSYGDWQEDPGYGAVWFPRVVAADWAPYSTGHWAWVAPWGWSWCDDAPWGFAPFHYGRWARVGERWGWMPGPVAARPVYAPALVGFIGGGGWNASIQIGNGPGVAWYPLGPREAYRPVYGASPTYITRINNVTVNDVTINHNVHNTYINRDVPGAITAMPARAFVQGQRVPPGARNVAWRDLPRGEANGAPPLAPVKASLVGPAPARPAPAAAMQGFARPAIAARPPGRPASDELAQRFARAGGAVPGAGPVWQGRGNGPAAIQAAPAPVRLSQAAQANHGRIAGGQVGGPAGGNFGNPAMAPQRAEGGIRPPMPQGLAGEHGAQPPAQGIDPRTRGWTTRPGQAGGMPPQNGQPAAPLQQAQPNGRGPQPEPQGMARGQQALQQQQDMQRQQQQRQAGDQQRAQQALQQQQEMQRQQQQRQAGDQQHAQQALQQQQEMQRQQQQRQMQEQQHAQQAAQQQAQQRQMQEQQRQQQAMQRQMQEQQRAQQAAQQQAMQQQAQQRQQQQQIQEQQRQQQVMQRQQQEQQRQQQDQQRQQQEQQKRQQELQRQQQHAAQPHPAAADAQPPHA